The following DNA comes from Gloeomargarita sp. SKYB120.
CGCGGTTGACCCAAGCGGGATTGCCCTTGCTGTCGCCCGTCCCGTCTCCGATTGTGTGCTTGCCCCTGCGAGATACCGAAACCGCCGCCCAGTTGGAACCTGCGCTTTTAGAAGCGGGCGTTTTGGCGGGCGTGGTGCGTCCCCCGACTGTTCCCACCAGCCGGTTGCGCCTATCGGTCACCAGCAGCCACACGCACGACCATCTTGCTGAATTAGTGAGTGTTCTCTGTCGATTTTCTGGGGTCTATGGCTGAAGCCGGTTACACCCTACCCGTATTTGCCTGCGCCAGTGCCGTCGCCGCCTGGCATTACCTGCGCACCCAGGAAATCCCAGACACGGTGCAATTGGATTTACTGAACCCACCGACGACAGCGGAAATTCCCATTGAACAGGTGGTGCCTTTGTCCAGGGGTGGGGCGCTGGCCATGACTCGTTCGCAACCTGGCGACAATCTGGACTTGACCCGCAACACGCCAGTGTGGGCGCTGGTCACCTGGGGCGAATCGGCTGACGAACCCTTGACCTTGGTTGGAGGCTACGGCGTGGGGTGGCACCGCGAGACTGGACAAGCCGCGATTTATCAGTATGCGCGCCGTCTCTTGACCCACCATCTCGCCAGCGACAAGCCCTTGCGTGTAGAAATCATCTTGCCCCAGGGCCGGCGCCTGGCGGAACGCACGTCCAATGCAGCGTTTGGTGTAGTGGAAGGGTTGGCTCTCCTGGGAACCAGCGGCATTGCCCATCCCGTAAGCGCGCCGGAACAACTAGAGCAATTTCGGGACGAACTGCGCCGGAAAGCACCCCAGGGGGAGGTCGTCTTTTGCATTGGGGAAAATGGTCTCGACCTGGCCCGCTCGTGGCACATTCCCGATGACTACCTGGTGAAAACGGGCAACTGGTTGGGGCCATTGCTGGTGGAAGCGTCACTGCTGGCTGTGCAAACCGTCACCCTACTTGGTTACCACGGCAAGCTCCTGAAACTCGCAGGCGGCATTTTCCACACCCACCACCATCTCGCCGATGCGCGTTTGGAAATTCTGGCGGCTTGCGCGTTACGGGCCGGTTTGCCGACGCCAGTGTTGCAAAAACTATTGACGCAACCGACGGTGGACGCCGCCATGCACTACCTGAACCAGGTGCAGCCGTTGCAGATGCGGGCGTTGTACGACATCATCCTGGCCCAAATCCGCCACCGCACCCAGAGCTACATCCACGCCCACGGCGGCCAACCCTTGGGATTGGAAGTCATCTTGTTCAACCGCGAGCGGCAAGTGGTGGCCCAGACGCCTGGGGCAAAGCGGTGGTTCAACCTGCGCTAAGATGCTGATCATCGCCACGGAGAGCCACCCATGACCAAAACCGTTGCCGAAGCCATGACGCCTGACCCGGTGGTGGTCTATCCCCAAACCCCGATTGAGGAGGCCATCCAAATCCTGGCGGAACGGGGGTTTAGCGGCCTACCCGTGGTCAATGAGCGGCATCAACTGGTCGGTGTCTTGTCCACCTTGGATATTCTCCACCGGCAAGAGGGGATTCGCCCGCCCCTTTATTTCTGGTTCATGGACGCCGTGATCTGGCTGGAAAACCCGCAGCATTATCGCCAGGAACTGCACAAAGTGTTAGGGCCGACGGTTGGCGATGTGATGACTCCCCATCCCATCAGCATTCATCCTGAAGAACCCCTGACGGTGGCGGCCCATAAAATGCACCAGCACAACGTCCGCCGCTTACCCGTGGTGAACTCGGAAAATCGGGTCGTGGGTATCCTGACGCGAGGGGATATTGTGCGCTGTTTAGCTGAGGAAATTGCCGCCGAGACCAATCCGTGACTGGTAGGAGCAAAGGGGAAACGCAATGGTTACCGTTGCTAAAAAGACCTACACCCCTGACGAATACTTTGCTTGGGAGTCGCAGGCGCAAATTCGTCACGAATACCGTCGTGGAGACATGATTCCCCTGCCTGGCGGCACGCCAACTCACAATGAAATCATGCGGATGTTGGTGTTTCTGCTAACTGCTAGTTTGCGACAGAAACCCTACTGTATTTTTGTGAGTGACCAACG
Coding sequences within:
- the cbiD gene encoding cobalt-precorrin-5B (C(1))-methyltransferase CbiD: MAEAGYTLPVFACASAVAAWHYLRTQEIPDTVQLDLLNPPTTAEIPIEQVVPLSRGGALAMTRSQPGDNLDLTRNTPVWALVTWGESADEPLTLVGGYGVGWHRETGQAAIYQYARRLLTHHLASDKPLRVEIILPQGRRLAERTSNAAFGVVEGLALLGTSGIAHPVSAPEQLEQFRDELRRKAPQGEVVFCIGENGLDLARSWHIPDDYLVKTGNWLGPLLVEASLLAVQTVTLLGYHGKLLKLAGGIFHTHHHLADARLEILAACALRAGLPTPVLQKLLTQPTVDAAMHYLNQVQPLQMRALYDIILAQIRHRTQSYIHAHGGQPLGLEVILFNRERQVVAQTPGAKRWFNLR
- a CDS encoding CBS domain-containing protein, whose translation is MTKTVAEAMTPDPVVVYPQTPIEEAIQILAERGFSGLPVVNERHQLVGVLSTLDILHRQEGIRPPLYFWFMDAVIWLENPQHYRQELHKVLGPTVGDVMTPHPISIHPEEPLTVAAHKMHQHNVRRLPVVNSENRVVGILTRGDIVRCLAEEIAAETNP